In Panthera tigris isolate Pti1 chromosome C1, P.tigris_Pti1_mat1.1, whole genome shotgun sequence, the following proteins share a genomic window:
- the PABPC4 gene encoding polyadenylate-binding protein 4 isoform X2: MNAAASSYPMASLYVGDLHSDVTEAMLYEKFSPAGPVLSIRVCRDMITRRSLGYAYVNFQQPADAERALDTMNFDVIKGKPIRIMWSQRDPSLRKSGVGNVFIKNLDKSIDNKALYDTFSAFGNILSCKVVCDENGSKGYAFVHFETQEAADKAIEKMNGMLLNDRKVFVGRFKSRKEREAELGAKAKEFTNVYIKNFGEEVDDESLKELFSQFGKTLSVKVMRDPSGKSKGFGFVSYEKHEDANKAVEEMNGKEISGKVIFVGRAQKKVERQAELKRKFEQLKQERISRYQGVNLYIKNLDDTIDDEKLRKEFSPFGSITSAKVMLEDGRSKGFGFVCFSSPEEATKAVTEMNGRIVGSKPLYVALAQRKEERKAHLTNQYMQRVAGMRALPANAILNQFQPAAGGYFVPAVPQAQGRPPYYTPNQLAQMRPNPRWQQGGRPQGFQGMPSAIRQSGPRPALRHLAPTGNAPASRGLPTTAQRVGSECPDRLAMDFGGAGAAQQGLTDSCQSGGVPTAVQTLAPRAAVAAAAPRAVAPYKYASSVRSPHPAIQPLQAPQPAVHVQGQEPLTASMLAAAPPQEQKQMLGERLFPLIQTMHSNLAGKITGMLLEIDNSELLHMLESPESLRSKVDEAVAVLQAHHAKKEAAQKDSKAK, translated from the exons atgaACGCTGCGGCCAGCAGCTACCCCATGGCCTCCCTCTACGTGGGTGACCTGCACTCGGACGTCACCGAGGCCATGCTGTACGAAAAGTTCAGTCCTGCGGGGCCTGTGCTGTCCATCCGGGTCTGCCGCGATATGATCACCCGCCGCTCCCTGGGTTATGCCTACGTCAACTTCCAGCAGCCGGCTGACG CTGAGCGGGCCTTGGATACCATGAACTTTGATGTGATTAAGGGAAAGCCAATCCGTATCATGTGGTCTCAGAGGGATCCCTCTTTGAGAAAATCTGGTGTGGGAAATGTCTTCATCAAGAATCTGGACAAATCTATAGATAACAAGGCACTTTATGATACTTTTTCTGCTTTTGGAAACATTCTGTCTTGCAAG GTGGTGTGTGATGAGAACGGCTCTAAGGGTTATGCCTTTGTCCACTTCGAGACCCAAGAGGCTGCTGACAAGGCCATCGAGAAGATGAACGGCATGCTCCTCAATGACCGCAAAGT GTTTGTGGGCAGATTCAAGTCTCGAAAAGAGCGGGAAGCCGAGCTTGGAGCCAAAGCCAAGGAGTTCACCAATGTTTATATCAAAAACTTTGGGGAAGAGGTGGATGATGAGAGCCTGAAAGAGCTGTTTAGTCAGTTTG GTAAGACCCTAAGTGTCAAGGTGATGAGAGATCCCAGTGGGAAATCCAAAGGCTTTGGCTTTGTGAGTTACGAAAAACACGAGGATGCCAATAAG GCTGTGGAagagatgaatggaaaagaaatcagTGGGAAAGTCATTTTTGTAGGCCGCGCACAGAAGAAAGTGGAACGGCAGGCCGAGTTAAAGCGGAAATTTGAACAGCTGAAGCAAGAGAGAATTAGTCGGTATCAG GGAGTGAATCTCTACATTAAGAACTTGGATGACACCATTGATGATGAGAAGTTAAGAAAAGAGTTTTCTCCTTTTGGATCAATCACCAGCGCTAAG GTAATGTTGGAGGATGGGAGAAGCAAAGGGTTTGGCTTTGTCTGCTTCTCATCTCCTGAAGAGGCGACCAAAGCGGTCACTGAGATGAATGGACGCATCGTGGGCTCCAAGCCGCTGTACGTCGCCCTggcccagagaaaggaagagagaaaggctCACCTGACCAACCAGTATATGCAGCGGGTGGCTGGAATGAGAGCACTTCCTGCCAATGCCATCTTAAATCAGTTCCAGCCTGCAGCTGGTGGCTACTTTGTGCCAGCAGTTCCACAG GCTCAGGGAAGACCTCCGTATTACACACCTAACCAGTTAGCACAGATGAGGCCTAATCCACGCTGGCAGCAAGGTGGGAGACCTCAAG GCTTCCAAGGAATGCCAAGTGCTATACGCCAGTCTGGGCCTCGTCCAGCTCTTCGCCATCTGGCTCCAACTGGTAATGCTCCGGCCTCTCGTGGCCTCCCTACTACTGCTCAGAGAGTCG GGTCTGAGTGCCCGGACCGCTTGGCTATGGACTTTGGTGGGGCTGGTGCCGCCCAGCAAGGGCTGACTGACAGCTGCCAGTCTGGAG GTGTTCCCACAGCTGTGCAGACCTTAGCACCTcgtgctgctgttgctgctgctgctcctcgGGCTGTCGCACCTTATAAATACGCTTCCAGTGTCCGCAGCCCTCACCCTGCCATCCAGCCTCTGCAG gcaccccagcctgcGGTCCATGTGCAGGGGCAGGAGCCCTTGACTGCCTCCATGTTGGCTGCAGCACCCCCCCAGGAACAGAAGCAGATGTTGG GAGAACGTTTATTCCCACTCATCCAAACCATGCATTCAAACCTGGCTGGAAAAATCACAGGAATGCTGCTGGAGATTGACAACTCTGAGCTGCTGCACATGCTGGAGTCCCCTGAGTCTCTCCGCTCCAAG GTGGATGAAGCTGTGGCGGTTCTACAGGCTCATCATGCCAAGAAAGAAGCTGCCCAGAAG